The following DNA comes from Musa acuminata AAA Group cultivar baxijiao chromosome BXJ1-4, Cavendish_Baxijiao_AAA, whole genome shotgun sequence.
ATTTGGGCTGCCAAATCTGATATCCTCATCAGGAGTTTTGCAACTACTATTAGCATCACCACTAGAATTGATCACACTTCTATGTATCGTAAATGAGGAGAGTATATTATCTCTTTGTTTCAACAGCTCGTCGACCTGCAATGAATCGTACATAAACACAAAACTGTTAATATTCTCTGAAAATAACTAACCTCAATTAGGTTGAAGTATTGCATCATGAATAATTGAAGTAGCACAATTAACAAGTGATGAACATACACAATCTAACTCCAGAAGAGTGTAAAAAGAATGAAGCATGAAGATTTTAATTTCATTTAATTTGGTTGAAGCTACTGACAGATTTCATCCTTGAAACTGGATCACAAATACATGGTCCAAATAGATAGCAACATTGAGAGTGACCCAATGAACAAGACAAGCCTCGAAGGAGCTGTGGATGGAGCCATCAGTGACACCAGCCAAGATCTAGTAATTTGGGGGAGAGGCTACAAAACAGGAGGTATTGTGGAAACAAAGATGAAGATTCACCAAGAAAGGAACTTGTTCTTGTATATTAACTGCTATTGTATACCTTGTTCAAACTCAACAGAGAAGTGTCCAGTGTCATAAAAGTAGTATATTTGCATGCAGAGAAGATTGATGATCATGTAACTCtaccaaaaaaaaagttttaaacCCTCTTGATAAATAACTTAAATGTTAAAATATGTAGAATAGAAAAAGAACTCCATCATTTGAATGAAATTTAATGTATCATTTATTCTACAGTTGATTATAGAGGATTAaggtatgagatatgaaaagcagAAACATCTGATGTTAAAAAGACGGCAACTCCTTGTAATTCTGATCTTCTTCAAGAAACTTTGGGCGTATTAGAATAAGAAGATGTGATGGTTCGAATTATTTTATCCTTAAGATCATTGACATCAAACCTTGATGGTCCATGACAACATCAACAAACAGGGCAAATCACACAGGAAGTCATGGATCTAGTCTGACAGTTGGCATTGGCAACTCATCACATGCTATTTCCAAACCGTAGCACAGACTCGACATGGTAATTTTGCCATCACTGCTAGTCAAATCTTAAAAAATGAATTCACAAAAATGACAACTTGGCAGAAAACTTTGGCTTATTCAACCATTAATCTATTTACAACAAAAACAAGCCACAGTGTCCCAACTATTAATCCATTTAcattaaaacaaataaaattcAATTCAATCTCCATAAGTTCCAAAACAAATGCACCCTAAAGGGCAACGTAGCAACACTGCAAGTCAGAAGAAATAAAGGCCAGAAACAAGCATTATGATGGTGAACTTATTTCCCAGTAAGGTAGAAAGCATGAAGAAAATGCACAAGTATGTTAACAAAGTTATTAGCTATAGATCATATAGTACTTATTTGTCATTCTTTGTCATCCCTAATCAAGAAAAAACTGCAAGCTACAAGCAATTAAAAGTTCAGAACTTCAGATACTATGCAGCTCCGAATAGCCAAAGCATACTTAAATGAAGTAATTTTATTTTGTAAACATACTTACAGATTGCTTTTCTTGGGTATACTTGTTTGTGACCTCCTGAAAACATGCAAGTGCCTAGACAACCATAAGAAAATTAAAGTCAGATTACTACAAACGACCATTTGATGACATGTAAAAACACCATTTAATGCCACAAAAAACCAAGAGTATGTACTTTTCTGTATTCTATTTCAAATTGCCGCAAGGCATCTCTTTTTGCTAAAATTTTAGACTCAATCTCCTTAAGTTTCTCTGTGGTATCCTCATATGATTTTGCACACAAAGCCTCAATGGTATATGTAGCAGATTTGAAAAAATTATCACCTGGACAACGAGAACTGGATAAATATATAAAGAACTTGCAAAATGATCCAAGACATAATTATGCAATAGGAAATGGTAAAACATAACAGACCATAAACGGCGAATATGTGGGTGCCAGGTTTTAGTTCAGAGGCCTCACAAGGTTGGAGGCCTTCCAACCTTTTGAAGAAAGCAGCCTCAGGATCTCTCGCCATGGCTAACTGCACAAACAAAGATTAAATCATCAAATTCTTCTATCCAGACCTTTCATTCCCTTGTTTTATCTATTCTTGAAACATAACAATTCAAAGATGGCATGATGAACACACCGTATTAACTACAGAGTCCATCCGATACACTTGAAAATGTAAAAAGTACATCGCTGCAGATGTTACTTTGCCAATCTTTTCACTATCTTCCTGAAAGTGACACAACAAAACTGAATGTTACTCTGGGCTATTGAATGTATACCATTGTACTCATATacttaaaatataaaatgataaacaaGAAACTTTCAGTTATGGAATAGATCACTTATCTAAACTCAAATTATATTACCATAAGATGACATTGTAGATGTTGCAGTTGACATGTacttttcatatttaaaattaacTAAAGAGAAGGTTAGCAACATCAAAAATGAGGGTGATGTGATAGAACAAATTTTTAAAGAACTTCCAGATCATTAGTTACTGGAATCAAAGTAACAAGGGGAGTATGATATCATTAGCAAAAGTAAGATACACTCAAACTTTTAAGAACAATCTATATTCCTAACCACTTGTGAAGCTAGTAATGACATGTTTTGCATTAGCGGACATAGAATCTGATTATTCCAAGTTTATATTTACTGTTGGTATCATTCATGTTGGAAACTACAACTTGCAGATATTGTATTATTACTGATTGTCTAGTCATAATATGGCCAAAGAATTCCTCATAGAGGTAGGGGCTTTAAGTGTTGTGTCCCAACATATCTCCAAGTAACATACCAAGACAAATTTTTGGCAGAGAACGATATATATGTCCTTCAAGACATATGCGCTCCTAATCAACATGTTCTAACATGCTTGGGAAGTATACGAGCTAGCAGGAACAAGGTGTCTTGGTATACACTTGGCATGACAGGATGCTCCATGCCTCTATGGATGTGCTTTGCCTTCTTTTCACTAGCACAGCATACATGCAATACCCAAGACTAATATTCTCCTGGTACTGCATGGTGCTTTAAACCATGCTAGTTGTGCAAATTTCTTGCACTCAGCCACATTGCTTTGTGGCCAAAGAATGCCAAGGTGGCTGACTGAAGAAGTTGCCATTGAGACGTCAAGTCCATAAATAGAAAGCAAAGGATCATAAATAAATCTTATATCCACAGGATCATATCAGTCTTAGCAAACTTCTTGCTTCTATGACTGAATGAATGGCTGTAAAATTCAAGAATGCTATAGTGAAAAATATGAATCATTAACCAATCTATATGATTATTAGGTATTCCAACAGATATCAGAGATGAAGCTTGAAAGTTAAACTCAGAAGTGAAGACAGATTATTGTCAATGTATGATCAACAAGTAATATAAGCCACAAACGTTTTGATAGTCATCTGCATCAGACACGACAAAATAGTAGTGAGATGTAAGTGGCAAGATTAACCCAAAACTAAAAGCAAAAAGCTATTGACATTAGAATTTCTCTAAACATGTCTACTTCAGGACATGAGTACTACTGATTACAGATATTTTATAATTTCACCTTCAAATGTTAATTATTTAATCATCTTTATGTTGGTTAAAGGAACAATATGAAGCAAGAAATTAATTTATATAGCATAAAAAGCATTGATACTTCTATCTTTTGCTCGTAATTGAGTAGCGAACAGTCTAAAAGCCAAAAGAACTAGATATAGACCTGTAATGCTAAATCATAGCCACCATTAGCTTCCTGCTCAAAGTAAAGTAGCTGAAACAATGATACAGTGTCAGATGAAGTTAGCTCAGCAGAGTACAAATTGATAATGGAAAGAGCATACAATATAATAACTGAAGAAAGCAATGCAATATTTAGTTTATATTGGAAATCAATAAAACCACAAGTTGTTTGGAAAAGTTTGCCTATTTTATTCACCTTAAATTTACTTTGTATTGCCGAAGTTACTCGAACAACAATCCCTGCCTGAGCTTGTTGATCATTAATTGTTACACCAAAAAAATGAGCACTTTGCTTATCCACCTGCATTAACACGAAAGagatttagaaataaaaatacgCTATTGGCATGTCTTCctatcaaaatataaaaacatactttttCGGTGACTGATGTTCCAAGAGGAAGTGGTTTAACTGTGACAGTTCCACTTAAAGCTTCTTCAAGAACAGTGGCAGAAATTGTAGTCTTGATAGGAACTCCCAGCTTGCTAAAGGCTTTAAAGAATTAGTACAGGCTTAGGGATAAAATAGCCTAGAAACTAAATCATGCAACTTTGTTCAACTGTCACCTAAAAAGAGCTGCAAACATTGTATTGACAGTTCCAAGGCTTGACAAGTCAATCTCCATATCAATGCCTTCACTTTCAAAAGCCTAAGCCAAGACAACACAAACAACTAAGTAGTTATAACAGAAAGATGTTGAGGACCACCCTATAACTAGACATTAAATGGATTCCAAAGTGTGGAAAAAAACATTTTCCCTTTCCAGAGAAGTTTTTCTGgcaaaagaaaatcttacaaGTGATAGCTTTGAAAGAATTGAAGAAATTTTTATAAAtcataaagaaaatgaaagaaaaaaaaaagaaaaacataaaactATCTATATCAAATCACAGATACAAAAACCTAGAGAACCTAGAAGATGTCATGATCTAGTAATACCATAGTCAGTTTGTCAAGGGATAACTTTGATTGGTTCTTGCTGCATGCTAAATTGATAGAAGATTCTTGCTTTGGGTTAAAAAAAAAGTTGATAGAAGATAGCTCAACCAATCTATTTGGTGAAAGAATGGTTAAAGATGATATGCAATTTCACATGGGCAATCACAAATGTTACAAGTAGCATCTTATTCCAATCTTCTTTAGCAGGATTTCCAATGAGTGGATTTTATTCTAGTTTTGTTGGCTCCAGGAGTACCAATGATTCTTGGAATAGAGGCACAAAaagatttcataatttagaacattgaaaaaggaaggaacCTGAACGAGAAGATTCTACCctttcaacaacaaggagaatgtCAGCAACTCCATGCATCATCTCTTCCTTACTGTTACCTGCAGGCCTTCCTCAGGTTGATGGGACTCACCAGTTTTACCATTTCTATAGCCAATCTGCTTGCTTGTCATATTTTCATATATCATCATTATGTTTCTACTACTTTATCTATTTTATTTCTCGATTCATGGATCGTCCAGATTCTAGTTCATCAGATTCGTATGGTACCAATTGCTTAAGATCACATGACCTTGAACATTCACCTTGAACATAATGAACTTCATTATATTAGTGTTATTATTCATTATGTTGGTAAAAATTAGTATAAACTAAAGCAAGCAatccatttatatttttttattttgtgaaCTTAACCGTTAAGAAGCACCCACCTCAAAGCCAGCAGCATCATATTGCCTCCTCTTTTCTGGATCTGACAAGATACTATAGGAATATGCAACTTCTTTAAAAAGTTCAGATGCTTCAGGATTGCTAGCATTTTTATCGGGATGGTACCTGTTGGTATAAGATAGAAAAATTACTTCCCATGTGAGatgtaaaaagaagaaacaacACAGATTCCACAATTTAAAATATTGCAGAAAGGATTTAACAGTTATCAACTAGTAGAATCCGCTTCCTACATCCCATGATTTGAAGGTATTGGTAAACTTGCTATGATGCTATGTTTACAGAAGTCAGGCAATGTAGCAATCATGCACGAAATTACAGTAATACACCAATGCAGTAAAAAATCTCTAGGATGAAGATTATCCTCAACAATGGTTTTCATTGTAGACTTAACTCTAATGGCCTCCTTGATGGTTTTGATTATTGCTTCATCAGGCTTCTCCTGATTTCTTCCTGTCCAGAGATGATAGACTGTAGCGTCAACCATGcattttctaaaattttaaatcaatGTTTTGCCCTTGAAATGATCCAAACACCATCTGGACTCCAGTCCTAATGGCATGACCTTGGTTTCAATCCTATAGAAATATGTATCCTCCCAGATTTTTCCACAGAACAACTGAGAAACAAGTAGTGAATATAATTAGCATTCTTCTTATGAAACACACACCGAGCTCCGCAGCAGAGATTCCTCTTAACCAGCCCATCTGGTGTCAGAAATTTCACTTGTACGGCTATTCAAGCATAAAAGCATTCTCTGGCACTGTTAAATTATCAATTTTATACTACGAGAAAATGGTCACCCCTTTCACTTCAAAATTTCAAAACCTATTTAACGGTAAAATGTTATCCTCTGCTATGTGACAAGATCACTTTATCCTTGTTCTGCCATTCGTGTTTTCTTCCCAATTACAAGTGCACTGAGAACCATTACAATGGTACAAAATGTAGGCAAGAACGATCAAGAAAAGCAACTAGACATACGACATGTTTGCTTTCCACTACAAAGGACCTTCGGCGCAGACACGCTCGAAAGATAGGAATACGGAATGAATGGAAGAAAAGGGAACTAACTTGAGAGCAAGCTTCCGGTACGCGGCTTTGATATCCTGATCGGACGAATCCTTCGACACGCAGAGTACCTCGTAGGGATCACGCCGGACGGGCGGCGCTGAAGGACCTCCTATCCTCCCCGACGCCATCCTGCCCCCTTCCTCTCCTCCCGCCCTCCAAACCAGTCCAACCAGGCCCACGGCCAGATAGAAGCTCCAAATCCtccttcaaaaattacaagaagcaAAACCAACAACGAGGTCTTCCAAAAACGGGGAAAAAAGGACGAGACCGAGTGAGATCTGCAGCGAGTTCGAGGTCGCGGGGCCAGGAGAAGAGCTTTCGTCGGGTAGACGAATCGATTCCCGTCCTCAAGATGTTACTCCGGTAATGATGGGATCGTTCGAGTGGGATCGAGTGGAAGGGTTTTGAGCTGAGAAATTGACCTGGCGGTGGTCCACGGACTGCGTTGGATGTGCTGCTATGGATGGTGTATTATTGCTCCTAAATCGTTTGACGGACGTAAATATTTCTATTAAAAACATAATTTTCGAAAAAACTTTTGTTTTAAAAAATTTTCATACAGTctctaaattaatttttttttactcaaagaaaattaatttacttttatcTCACTTTATCTTATCGAATCTATCGTTGCCTTTACAACGAGTGACAACGATAATCCCATCAAATACTTTTTAATACGCTAgggttattattatcatcatgccCTCTTCTTTCTTACATAAAAATATTATTCGTCAAATAAGAGCTAGGGGTGAAAGATACAAGCAATATAGggtagaaatataagtaaattggTCCTTTTATATAATAAgagatattttataaaaaaattaaaattaagattttgcatgagaaaattttaaaataaaaagtttttcgataatttattcttaaaaataaataaataaaatatttcggctTTGATGACGTGGGTGAGCAATTTTATACctaaaatttgaatttaaattaataatatatatctaTACTTCCGACAAGTAATAGATGTGTGAAGAAAACCGTTAAAAAACAGTAGTTTGAGTTCAGTAATTCCATCCGACGAATCATAAAATGACGCGTGGGACCTCATTTTTGCGGCTGACGTGGTGGATCGAGTCTATCACAACTCTCAATGCAACTGTCTTGCTTGACCTACTCTACCCGGTTACGACGTCGACCGGGTTTGGACCCGATAGAAGACGCTCCCGTCTCGTGTTTATTTGGCGCGTCACGACAAAAACCCTACATGAAATCGCACGCCGTCCGCCTCTCTTCGCGAGATCGGGAGAGGCGATGGGATCCGGCGAAAAGGAAGCGAGCGACCTCTCTGATTCTTCCGTTCCATTTGATTTCTTTGCCAAACAGAACGCCTCCAGTTCCCTCCCGTTTCCGGTGCCCGAGCTGCTCCCTCGACTTCTTCCAGTTGCAGATGATTCTTTCTCTTCGCCTTCTCGTATCGTTAGGGTGCTGATGTCGATTTATTTCCCTTGTTTCTATTCCTTCTCTATGCGGTTTTTTATTTGATTCGAATTTATGAATACTATTTGGCACagattttagaaaagaaaaagataactaCTTGCATTGTTGATTTTGGGGATTGATTTGTAGGATTTGCGCAATTAGAGAAAACACAAGGAAAGCTTGTGGCACTCGACTGAAAATGCCTAATTATTCACTTAAGTAGTAGCATCACGCAATAAAAACTGTCCGTCTGCAGGGACGTCGAATGCCCTAGTTGTCGTTGGTACTTTCAATTGGCATAATGACACCATATTCTTGGGTGATGTTAACTGCCATCCAATGTGGATTATTTTCACTTCTCTTGCATCTGGCAATGTTGATACTTGATACTATagatttttctagaaaatatcTGGGTTCTGGACATTACAATTATTTGGCTGCAGTGGTCAATATGACCAGATTAACTTAATCTTTTTCGATTGATGCCCAATATTTTGTTATTGGAAAAATTAATTTGTATAGTGTGGTTTTAGTCGGGGCTTTGCATGCAAGCAGGTGAGCCGAGCTATGATTCTCATATAAGTGCAATATCTGAGCTTTTGTTTCAAATGACAGCTGTTAGTAGcatgataaaaaaatttgagATTGAGTTCAAGATGGGCACTATGGATCAGTGTTGGATTGAACTAATCAGATCAACAAATTTGTATCGTCCTATTGGATTTGGATACTTGAGATTGATTTCATTGGCAGAATCAGTCGAGATTTAGCTACAGGCAGATTAGGTAGGATTGCCAATAGCCCCAGGGCTACCCCCAGAGACTTGGTCTTGACTAACACAAGAATTGGGATTGATTAGCACCAAAAGAATGGTTGAAAAATCCTAGGTACATGATGAGTCATTTTTTTGGACAACTAATTAAAGAAGTGGTAATTCCAAGTTTAACCTCCAATAAAACCTAGCAAGATTGGCTAGCCAGTCCATATCTGCATTAGCCTTTTAAAAATCTGTTTTCTTGTTCTGTCCGTACAGAAAATAAGATCCTGCTAGTTTGAGGAACTTTACATTTTTATCCATGATAGAGATTTGATATGTAGAATATGACTCCATTTGAATATGGATGATGTGTTGTTATACTATTAGATACGTAGAGAttattttgaatatatttttagaGTGATCCATATCTTAATATCTGTATCCTAGATGTGCCCTTTTGAGTTGAACATCAGATCCTAATTTATAGCAGTAACCTTGTAGGAACTAAGGTCCATTCGGCTCATGATGCTTGATCTTGAGCCCAAGTAACAAAAATACTCAATCCACAAACAATTCACTGTGTGTTTTTAATCTCATTTACTTGCTCTTTTTAAAGTCTTATGTAGCACAGAACAGGAGCAAACTAGCTGAAGTCCAATTTACTATTTATGCTAACAAACTCACATTCTCTAGTccaatatcaaattatatttagTGGTCCATAAATACTTTGTTATAGCTGATATGCTATTAAGAAGACTGTCAACATACAGCACATATTGTGAGATGACTGCCTTGAATATGCATGCAGCCATGATCAGACACTGTTGTTAAATTAGGAGTATGTTTTAATGACTTTTGTTTTGGGTATCTTAGAGAGTTGCAGTCTTGCAGAAACAATTACTGAACTGGGAGATTGAAAAGAAGCCATATATGAAGCAGTTGCATGGTTAATCATTAACTTGCTTATTGTGGGAAGCCATTGGTAAAGGAGCCATACAGAGGTATGTAGTTTTTCTTTGTGCATATTTTTCTCTTCTAATACATAATATCTGCACTTCTGCAGTGCATTTTACTTTGTAATCAGTATAGATTGATGAGTTTTTCCAGTCTTTTTTCTTCAAATTGTACTAATCCATTGTGGCATATATTGTTCTATtcaaataagtagcatataaggtCATAAAGCAGGCATGTGTAATCACTTTAGGTACTAAGTATTAATTAGGAAGAGAAAAATCTATACTTGTATACTAAAATGAAGAGAAGTTGTTCCTAGAAAAGGTGAAAGCTGGTATAGGATACTGTTGGCTACAAGTGTTACTTACAAGATGGAATGAAAAGGAACTCTGGATCATGCTTTGCTACTTCAAACTCATCTTTTCTAATTGAGTTGAAATTTAGTCAGGTTGCTCTTTTCTGCATGCCTATATTCTCTTTTTATGCTTGTCCTCAGACTTTCTGGCCAACAAGCAAGCTAGTCTTTTAACAACTTTATTTGGTTGTCCAGAGTGTATTTGTGAATTGAAACTAAGATTGTTTAACACTGTCCATCTGATTGTCAAACCACTTTAACTTTTCACTGTTTACATTTCAGATTTAGGTTGTGGTGGTGTTTATATGGTAGCTGTAACAGTAGCATAACATGAAATGAACATTCTGTGATGAATGGTACTTGCTTACAGCTTACGATATAGGAAACCTACCTTGCTGAAAACAATTTACGTAAGATGCAGAAGGTTGTTTGACAATGTGATTATCTGTGTATGGCAACTCATGATGAGCTTTTAATTGCTCATCTTTAATTTTCATCTATGGTAGTCTAAACTTATATTATCCATATACAAGTATCTTAAATTTTCAAAATTTAACAAATGGAACTGTATGATATGATTTTCGGTGAGCAAACTATtacttttggttgaatgaaggatGTGGCTACAGGAACTTGAATTCTTCTGTTGAATCAAGCTCTTGTAATTCGCATTGGGTTGTGCCTAAGGATGATAATTGAAGTTAATCCTGTCATCATTTGTGGGGAAGTTTTGTTACATTTTCAATTTGTTAGGTCCAAAGCCCAATAAACCAATTCTACTTTGAGAAGGTTGTTAGATTACTTGTATGGCTTGTGAGGCCCTATTTGTTCTGGCCTGTCTAGTCAATATGTTCTTGTATTTGtttttgatttcaactgcattatGTGAATCGTTCAGCATGCAGAATAGTCAgtatagcaaaaaaaaaatattagtgtaGTGTAGTGAGAAATTCAAGTGTCGACATGTGATTTCAACGTTTTCATTATGCTGTTGTCTGATCATCAGTAGCATTGACAGGTGCCTCTCTAGACAATTTTGGTATGGAATAGAAAGTCCATGTTTCACGTTTGGATGATCTGAACTCCATTGCTGAGCGGTGTAGCTAGGCAATGTTCTCCAGCTGACAAAAGTCAATAGTGTTTCACAGTGGTCAGATCGACTGCATTATCAAGGTGTGATTGAGATAGGAAGAGAAAGGAGAAAAGAAGaattagaaagaaagaagaaactcTCCAGTTATTCTATCAATCCACAGGTACATCGTTCTCATGTTGTTTTCATTGTTTCTTATAGATGTGGCAGTTCATATTAGTCTTTAAATGCGattcttattttctttctttgccATAAGATGATGTTGCTCTGTTATTATGTCATTAAACAGTGGATGTTAGGTTTTTGTTTCTTTCAGCAACACCATAATTACCCGCAGGGGTGTGTTTGAGTAAATTGAAGACTCCCTATTTCTTGAATTGATTTGTAGTTCAATTAAAATCACATCAAACATGAGTAAAACCGAAGTGGGAAGGATGAAGGGAAAGTGATTTGTTGCGTAAGGTGTGGTCCTTTTCAATCATCAATCATCTAAAGAAAAAGATTAGCAATCTTCTATGGATCGTTGGTTAGTGCATTACTAGTTGGTGGGACCGAGGGTTGTCCTTGATGTCCTAGATGATTACGGATAGACAATAACGGATATCTGACATGTAGGCATCTAGACATAGACATCACATCGTTATTGGTCTGACACCTATTCAAACATCTCATTAGCATGACATGTCAGCCATTCGACCCATGGGGTTAGCAAAATACCACTAGCCACGATACTCGACAGATGCTTCTGTCTAACCACCTAGATGAATTGATTTTTCACTTAATTCATGTGATTGTTTATCTGAGGCCTCCTATAAAAAGGCATCAGGAATATTATTTCACTTGGACCTCTCTAGATCCTTCAAATACTATTTTAcatgttttttttatctttatttactTAAATATAAGAGGAACTAATGCCAAACACGTATCCCACTTAACTTTGCAAGATTCTGAGTGAATCCACTCATCTCTTGACAAA
Coding sequences within:
- the LOC103981377 gene encoding chaperone protein dnaJ 15 gives rise to the protein MASGRIGGPSAPPVRRDPYEVLCVSKDSSDQDIKAAYRKLALKYHPDKNASNPEASELFKEVAYSYSILSDPEKRRQYDAAGFEAFESEGIDMEIDLSSLGTVNTMFAALFSKLGVPIKTTISATVLEEALSGTVTVKPLPLGTSVTEKVDKQSAHFFGVTINDQQAQAGIVVRVTSAIQSKFKLLYFEQEANGGYDLALQEDSEKIGKVTSAAMYFLHFQVYRMDSVVNTLAMARDPEAAFFKRLEGLQPCEASELKPGTHIFAVYGDNFFKSATYTIEALCAKSYEDTTEKLKEIESKILAKRDALRQFEIEYRKALACFQEVTNKYTQEKQSVDELLKQRDNILSSFTIHRSVINSSGDANSSCKTPDEDIRFGSPNGSLDVKNKLNKKKWFNLNLNHSDRKG